The Elgaria multicarinata webbii isolate HBS135686 ecotype San Diego chromosome 1, rElgMul1.1.pri, whole genome shotgun sequence genome includes the window AACGGCTGAAGGATCAGGATACTACTCTTAGACTTCACAATTGATAGAACATACATCAGCTGGTCTAAAAACACAAGACAATGTTTTGAGCTGTTTAAAGGTTTACTGCAACAAACTTGGCATTGTCAGTTGGTATTTATGCAACTGTACTGTGCAGCTTCTATGGTCCAGCTGTATAAGTGCTTTAGATATTACAGCACAGAGCAGGACAGCTGCTCAGATGATTACACTGGACTCTGAGCAATTGCCAGTCgtcttctcccctctccctggtgTCAGATGTTCTGCCTCGTTTGAGATGGTTATTAGGAAACTGTCCCTATATCAGACTTTCCTTCTTGAAGCAGCAATTTCTTCAGTATTCCAGAGTAGTAGGGACCAAACACCTGCCTGTTGTGATTAATCAAGCTTCCAAACCTCTGACCAACTTCCAGTAGTTCTTCCTGAATAGGACCAAGGCCTTGGAGTAGATTCTTAGAGTTCTGGCCACTAGGACACAAATAGTGCCGAAGAAAAGTCTGGATCCGTTGCTCTGTAGAAATTAAGACAGATCTAGAAATGGGCCTAATTGTTACAACTGTCCCTCTCATTAGGGGTCCCGAATTGACTGAAAATTACAAAGGCAAATAGGATAATCAAGGGTGAAATGATAGGATTGAAACTATTTCTTAAAATAACTGGGGTGGTATTATCATACAGATGTtgataaatgaaattaaaattatGCACTGAAACGACAGCATTATTCTTACCacaatggctttttaaaacaaaaacaggatgCTTAGATTCACCTGCCTTACAGTTCACATACTGCATTAGCAATTAAGGCTTGTCAGACATTCTGCATGCCTGATGGTAATTTGGTTAACAACAATCATAATTGAGACATACGGACTTAGCTGGAGGTCTAAAATAaatttatgttcttatgcttaagAATGCCAGGCAATGTCTGCTAGATGgatattgtgctttttatttattcaattttttaTGATATATATGAAAATTTTTCATGAGGTATATGTTAATGATGCAGGATGTCACTTCAACTATACTCGCTTCAGTTACTTCAGCTATGATTAACAACATTATACAAGTGCATATTTACAGCACCAAAGCTGGAAAGGATCAAACTTCTCCGTAGCCTAACCACTGAAAGTACCCTTTGCCCACCACTCTCGCTCCTCCAATCAATCTATACAGCCAAACTGCTTGCAGTTTTTGAAGTGCTCCAGTGAACTCATCCAAGCAAGGCACAACATTTCTTCTAGTAATTGTGACATTAACTGCTGCCCTACACTTTGGGGTTTTGTATGCAGGATTAGGCTTTGACTCATTGTGGGGAGCACAAAATATCTGGTCCTTAACATTTCCAGCTATTTCTACTTTTATGCTCCAGACCATACAAAGAGCAAGTTTATTCCCAAAGTGTGGATCCTTGGTGAAAACAGCACGATCCACAAACAaggtggcggcagcagggccatgGGAGCCCAAGGTTTGAACAAGTACACAAAATAGGTCAGAGGTGGTATCAATGGAATAGGAGTATTGTGGAATAGGCATGCCTGGCTGGCACACTGAACAAGAACACCCCACACTCCACTGCAAGTCCCTATTCGTATTTCTTGCTTGCAAGAAGTTTGCGAGCTGCATTTTAATGTTCCAGCTCCAAGGATGACATCTCaatggggttttattttttttacaagaagctttaaaatgttgttctttttaaaacaaatgctaaAAGGTATATTGACTTCTTGATATGGAGAATCAAATACAGAGCCCTCCCTTTGTAATGGGCAGATGAGTGGCTTGAAACATTTTAGTCATCTTGCCTAGGAAGAAACAGTATCAAAAGCAGCTAAACTTCCAGTCTTCCCCTGCTTGACATAAGTTTTCTCCTCCCATCTATCAAGTGAAGGCAAGGCAATACAGAAAGTATTGCCCTCCTTCTTAACTGGTTACATTTGCCCTCTGTGGTAACGACAAATAGCCAATCAGAGCTAGCATTGTGATGTCATGTTCACATATACCTTAATTGCTGGGGTCTCATGAAGATGAAGCACCCCTGGTGGAAGATGATTAAGACACTAAAAGAGCTGCTGAGTGGAGAAAATGTGTGAAAAGAAAAGTTTGGGAGATTTTCTTTCAGGAAACATTTTGGATATTGCAGAAGCTCCCTTTTATAGTAAAAATGGTTCTCCCATAATCATTCTGTGCAGCCCTATATTTAGATAATTTTATGAGGATCACAAATCAGCACAAACCTTATATTTAAGCGTGTATGGAAGTTCATGCATAACAATGCAAAATTGGCATATGAATGTAAATATTGTTCATGATTCACAAGTTGGTGCTGAAATCCATGCTGTACAGTCCATTCATACTGCCTTTTTGCACCTTAGTGTGAAATTAAATATCCAAATATTAATGACTTACCAATTAGAATCCGTACTGCATTGTCTTTATCTGCAAGGCTCCCGAGTTGGCCTTTAAGTGAAGTAGCCTTGTCAGTGCTAAGAGCAGGGTATCCCAGCTGGAGAAGAGTCCTGTTCACTTCCTGATGTATTTGACTGCTGATATCCAGTAAAGCATCTTCTAACCTAAGTCATGCACAGATGGGGGCATCGTCATTCTGCTCCTTGAAACTTAACTGGGAAGAGATTCCACACTTGCCTTCATATAGGGGTCAAAACTGCCTGTTACTTGGAACAGGAGTGTGCAATGGCATCATCTGTAAATTAcctctttcccctctccttcAGTGAAGAGCTTTATGTGCAACTGTACCCCTATTTGGGCTCATGCTGTGCTCCTGTTCATCTCCTGCCTTTGCTCTCTGCACATTACATAGTTATGACATACAATCTGTTGCTACCCCAACTAAAGTGGACATTACTTTCCCTCTTAATTTTAAGATGAGGATGTGACCTGCATTAGAGGGAATGGTATAGATTGTCCCTGTTCATAAACAGAATAGAGTGAGGAGGTCATACCTGCTGTTTACCTCTCCCTGCTagatttttgtattgtattgtattgtattgtattgtattgtattgtgtgCTACCTCAAAATTGTGCCTGCGTGAAGCTAGGCTGGGTGAAAGTCTTGCCTGCCTTCAGAAAACCAGTAACATACCTTGTATCAGGAAGGCCTTCCAGAAGGGTTTTTGTTACTTGTTTCAGCCTATCTCCACATCCCAGTGAGCTTCTGAACACGTTACTTCCACATGTACTGCTGCTCACTAGTAGGACTGCAGCAATAATGGCTAGCTGATTTACTTCCACCTGAAGGGAATGCAAACGGGCTTTGTCCATCAGCAGAGTCTGCAAAGAAAGAACAGTATAAATTACTCCTGTGCAGAAATTTCTAATGTTTGAGATGCATGTCCTTGAGTTGCCAGAGTAAGAGGAAATATGCTAAAGCTATACTGGCAAGTTCCTTTTTGCCAAAGGTTGTGGCAGGAAGCAAACAGTGGGAAGGGATTGGGTCACTGCATTTTTAGTTCTACAGGAGTCAAAACAACAGTTATGGGGGCACATTGTGGTACACTACTTAACTGTTGTCTTGACCCCTTGTTTCTGAAATAGCCATTCTTCCTGGCTTATGAGAAAGATGCTACTTACCTCAGGATAGTCTTCTTTTCCAGGCTCCCAATGCAGCAAGTCCATGTATGCTTGGTTTAGCACAGCTGTAGGACTATGAATAGcagccatgggggaggggggaacaggtgATCCATTGATTTCAGAAGTAGATGAGAAGGATAGCAAATCAGAAGTTGATACTTCAGCTGCCGCCTTACGCAGCCACTCAGTTGTGCAAGCTAGGCTGCCTGGAGTGTGAGATCAAAGAAATGAAGATTTGAAGGAAAAACCAACAAATGTGTGAATATACAAATTGTCCCTGTTTCTTGCCTTCATTTGCACTCTTACTGGCCTGGGGGGAATTGTTATTAGCATTACCAATTACCATCAAACCAGTTTGCCAATATGATTCTGACCATAATTTGAAACTGGCTTTGCCctaactatggttagtgaaaaTGCCCTCAAAACTGATGAGAAGCATGCCCTTCTGAAAGGATGGAAGAGCACACCAACCCACAGCATCCTCTCAATTGCCATACCATCATCatcaatttcatttctatacttcctGATAGTcaacgctctctgggtggttaacgattcataaaaatacaaaatacaactcaataaaaataattaaattttaacatagaaaaattaaaacgatGTAAACAGCTGaagacaatttaaataaacaatattttaaCTTTAGAATTTCCTCTTTACATTATGTGAGTGTGGAGGGTTTGCTTATGATCTGTGTTAATCTCCTCAACAAAAGTCTAGTAAACATCTTTTACTGGcccggttcagatgacatgctaaaccatgctggttaactGGAAaacggttaatggaatgcttagctgtggttaatggtgtcgtctgacacgTGTTTTCCCTAAGCATCCACacctgttaaccacattgtggtcagcCTTACTAACCACGTTATGCAGCGTGGTTAGTGGCCAAAGAATTGGTTACAAGTGTCGTCTGACACTTGTCTGTGGTTAACAGACCAAAATCATAGATTTTGTCAAACTGTcaccttggccctgtggggaagaagaaagagcaaggggacaggagcaggcagaagaaacatcatggcctgctcctgttagactcttcccccacccccacagggcaaactgtcatcttggccctgtggggaagaagaaagagcaaggggacaggagcaggcagaagaaacatcatggcctgctcctgttggactctctctttctctcctcccaccctccctctctcctgaactcctgttccttgtgtgtcatgtctttattagactgtaagcctgagggcagggactgtctttttgctaagtgtaagccgctctgagagccttttttggctgaggagtggggtataaatatgataaataaataaataaataaaaatagagccTCAAGTATAGAGTGACCGAAATTGCCACAGCTGCTCTAGACTGCAGCTTTGCCTAAGCATCCACAGAGACCACCATTTCACGTATTTGCTGCCAATTTTGATGCGGTAACTTCTGATTTAACAGGCGCATTCCAAACTTACTCTTAATTCCTTATTCCCTGGCACTTTCACCTCGGCACCACACCGTAACAATGCTGTTTGTTGATGATGTGTCCTGGCTGTTCACTGTGGCTGGCTCCCTCCACCCATCCAATGACAGCAGCACGCAAAATGCTTAGTGCCCATAGTCACTTTGCCCTGGCATCTGGCTGACCCAGCAACCAACGATGCCGTCATTGAAGACACACCTATTGGGCATGCATTCACACCCACTTTTAGAAATTTGAGCGCTGCTCATATCTCTGCTGTGACCTTGAGAGTTCTCTTGTGCTAGGCACAGATCTCGCACTCAGACTATAGGAGCCAAAACAGTCTTCCTCTGCTGGTGTTTAATGCAGCCGTGGGAAGAACAGTTTAATAAGCATATTTGCTGGTCAGCCAAAGTTAGCACTCCCCCTAAAACCTTTGCATTTGCCTCCCTTCCTATCAAGCATCTCGCAATgtccccaaaataaataaaaaaaaacattttaattgcgAGGGCAATTACCACTGATGCTTCATACTGGTCTCTGGAGTCTGCTCTGATTGCATCCCAATACCTCCAGCTCAGTGAGAATTGCCTCTGGATAcggagatcctccccccccccccccccggtgccatGTCAGTCGAAGGGTCAGGGATTCAACAGTCATGCCCATCAATGCCAATGGAAGAAGGGGCTGATGTTGGGCAGAAACAAGCGATCAAAGGCCTGGGCAGAGCCGGAGTTGTGTTGCCTCATTGGACTGTGGGGGACTCAGGAGGGGCAGACAATCGTGAAGTTTCTAAAGCGCAACCAGCTGTTTCCTTGGTTCTCCCCATATCTGCAGAAGAAGGGCTTCAGCCGCAACCCTAGGCAGTGCCGGGAGAAGGTGAATGCGCTGAAAAAGGCTTCAAAGCAACTGTCGCTCAAAACAAGCTATCATGAATAGTTCCTAAGAAGATTCTATTCTACGAAGAATTGGCACGAGTTCTGATTGAGAGGAGGGACATCGCACCAGGTCACACTTCTGGAAGCAGCGTGCCAACCGAGGACAAGAGCACGCATGCAGCAGATTACTCACTCCTGCCTCTGGAGTGATTTCTAACCGCAGCAAGGGAATGCAGAAGGCTCCTGGACCACAGGCTAAGCCAGCTGCAGACCCAATGGAGGGTACCTCTAGACAGCAACAGCAACCCACATTCCCAGCACCTACTCCTGTGCCAGTTCCAATGCTGCCTACTCCACTGCCACCTGCTCCACCAGCAAATCACCCATCTTATCCAGATGAAcctactcttcctgtccttcaTCAAACGGAATTGCAAAGTATTACAGACAATGAGCTTATGGAGCTGTCAAGCAACACCCTCTTAGACCTGGGTCGGCAACTGACACAGGAGTTGGGTGATGAGTTCAGTTGTTTTGATCTTGATTGGGGGGTCCTCTTGCGCCTCCTGCCTCACCAACCCTCCCCACTGATCCAACACCACAGGGGTGGAGGTGGTGCAATGCCGCCAGTGCCACCACTACAGGGTTGTGGTGGGTCAATGCCTACTTTGCCAGAGGAGGAAAACAACAGTGATGACAACAGCGGTGCTGGTGGtgttggagaggaagagggaaggacaggttgcttacctgtaactatggttcttcgagtggttatctgtgcagtcacacatatgggctctgcgcctgcgtggagccATCGCTCGGAAGTTTCTATAGCTGATAAAAatcttttggcgggaaccctcccccaatgCTGCACTGCGCACGCgtaggagggttcccgcccaactCCTCAGTTCTAATATATTTAGACCGTCATTGTGGCCCTGGACTGAGGATTAGTCCCACAATAATATTTAATAGGACACCAGAGGggaaggtgggtgggttgtgtgactgcacagatgaccactcgaagaaccacagttacaggtaagcaacctgtccttcttcttcgtggtctctgtgcatcacacatatgggcgagtaacaagctgacttaccggtggTGGGTCGGTGTCTCACTGTAGGATAGCCGAGAGGCTATCTGCCCTTCCAAAAGAGCAATCAGCTCTGGAGCGTACATCCAGCCTGTAGTGCCTCACGAACGTAGTTGGAGTGGACCATGTCGCCGCACGACACAGTTCAGAGAGAGGAACACCATGTCCGAATGCTGTGGATGTGGCAATAGCTCTAGTGGAGTGTGCACTGACTGGGACAGGCAGGTCAATCTTTGCTTGTTTATAAGCCAGACAGATCGTCTGTACAATCCACGCAGAAAGTCTTTGCGAGGAGACCGGATGGCCCTTCTTATGCTTGCCATAGCACACAAACAAGCGAGGGGACACACGTAGTGTATCTGTGTGTGCCTTATAGAAGGCTAAGGCCTGTCTGACATCTAGTGCATGCAAGGTGGATTCCAGAGGTGGAGATGGAGATGGGAAAAAGGTTGGTAAAACCAAATCCTGGTTCAGGTGGAAAGATGACACCACCTTAGGCAGGAAATGCGAGTCAGGGCGTAGAACCACCTTGTCACAGTGGAAAACAAGGTAAGGTTCATCAACGCGTAGGGCTGCCAGTTCACTAGCCCTCCTAGCTGACGTGATGGCCACAAGGAATACGACTTTCCAGGTTAACAGTCTCAGATCTATTGTTGCCATGGGTTCAAATGACTTGGTAGACAGAGCATGTAATACTACTGAGAGGCTCCAGGATGGGGATGGTTGCTTAAATGGGGGTTTCAAGTTCCGTAATCCTTTCAAGAAACGAAGGACTAACGGATGGGAGAAAACAGAATATCCCTCCACCGGATCATGGTGTGCTGATAAAGCACCCAGGTAAACTTTCAACGAGGAGAACTGGAGACCATTGTCTCCTAACATTAACAGGAAAGACAAAACTTGTTGGATGGATGATGAAAACGGATCAAATTGTCTGGATGAGGCAAATTCCTCAAACTTTAACCATTTCCTGTTGTAGGAGGAACATGCAGACGGCTTAAGAGCGGCATCAAGGACCTCCTGTATTTTAGGGGCTAAGTGGTTTGCGAGGACGTAGCCTCCATGCTGTTAGGTGGAGGGTGTTGATTTCTGGGTGGTGAATGAGACCTCCTTGCTGATGTAGTAGGTCCTGATGCTGAGGAAGGCAGTAATACTGTCCTTGAGACCTGACCAGGAGTGGGGCAAACCAGgcctgtcgaggccaccaagggGTCACCAGTATGCAGCCTGTATTGTCCACTAGGATTTTCCCTAACACCTTGGTCAGAAGGGGGAATGGAGGGAATAGGAAGAATAGTTCCTGGGACCAGGTTAAGAGGAAGGCATCTCCTCTGGAGAATCTTCCCTgacctgctctgctgcagaaatgATTGCACAGCGAGTTGTCCTGTGTTGCGAATAGGTCGGTGGTTGGAGTCCCCCATCGTTGGAAGATGCTTCGGACAACCTGGCCCTGTAGTTGTCATTCGTGGGACGTCAGTACAGTCCTGCTGAGGTGGTCTGCTAAGTGATTGTCCTTGCCCACTATATGGACAGCTGTGACTGTGATGTATTGTCAAAGGCACCATTCCAGGATCTGCACTGTCAAATTGACTAGGCGGAGTGACCGTGTTCCCCCATTTGTTTAGGTGGATCACCACTGTGGTGTTGTCAGATGTGATCTGGATGTGGTTGTTTTTGAGTAGTGGGGTAAAAGCTATAAGAGCTTTTTGCACGGCTAGGAGTTCCAGAAGATTGATGTGGAACGTCTTCTGATGGTTTGTCCAAACGCCTGGACTGTTAAGTCGTTGCAATGAGCACCCCAGCCTTGGAGTGACGCCTCTGTCGTCAGCACTGTTGGGGAAGTCTTGCAAAAGGGTATTCATATTAATAGGTGATGTGGCCGCGTCCACCAAAGTAGGGATGTGGCAACCTTGGATGGGAGGCGCAGCACTGTCCTTCTTGTGTCAGACATAGGATTGAATTTTCTGACGAACCAGAGTTGAAGATGGCGCATCTTTAACTTCGCAAAGGGTACGACAGCCGTCGTGGCTGCCATTAAATTGTATGCTGCGAGATGGAATGAAGTTCGACTTCTTTTTGTTGAGACGGAGACCAAGGTTGGCTAACAATGCTTGGATCGTATGGAGTTGTCGCGTTAGACCCTGTTGTGATGTTCCCACAACCAGCCAGTCGTCGATGTATGGGTACAACTGGATTCCCATCTGCCTCAGGTGTGCACACACCACCGCCATGCACTTGGTGAACACACGGGGGGCGGTGGAGAGACCGAAAGGGAGTACCCTGAACTGAAAATACTGGTCTCCCATTGCAAACCTGAGGAATCTTTGACTGGACTTGTGGATATGGATGTGAAAATAGGCGTCTCGGAGATCGATAGACGCGAACCTGTTGTTCTTGGTTAAAAGCAGAAGAATGTGAGCCAACgaaatcattctgaactttgTAGTGCATATGAAGAAGTTTAAGTCTCTTAGATCTAATATGGGGCGAAGACCCCCATCTCTCTTTGGCACTGTAAAATAACGGGAATAGAAACCGTATTGGACGCGATTCTTGGGAACGCGGATGACTGCTCCCTTTTGCAGAAGCATTATAATTTCCTCCTGTAGTGTGGGCAATGGTTGGGTAAGCCGTACTTGACCCATTGGTGGGATTGAGAGGAATTCTATCCAGTAGCCTGTTGATATGATCTTTAGCACCCAAGAAACGGATGTTATTTGTGCCCAtgctgaaaagaaagggaaaagtctTTGGCCAAAAGGCGAGGTGTCGCACTGGTAACAGGGGAAGTCAAAGACGACGTttttcattgccatcatttttacGGCGCTGAGCACGGTACTTGTACTGAGGCTGACGTTTAGTTTGAGGTTGGAATTGATGACCCTGTTTGAAAGAAGACTGTCCAACTGGAAACCTTGAAAAATGAGATGGTTGATTGCGATACCAtcttttttgtttaaaaggtTGGGATGGTGGAGCCATGCCCATCTTTTTTGCAGTTGTTCTGGCTTTTTGTACTGAGTCCATGGCCTCATCGGTTTTTGTATTAAACAGTCCTATGCCATCAAATTCAAGATCTTCAATGCGAGTTTTCGCTTCTTGTGTCAAACCAGCTGACCTAAGCCAAGCATGGCGCCTAAGAGCTACAGCACTAACCATGGACTTTGCTCCACAGTCAGCCTGATGCTTTGCAGTACTGATCTGCTGTTTGGCTAGTTGTACTGCTTCAGACTGGAAAATGCATGCCAATTCTCTATAATCTTCCCCCATGTGATCTACTAAAGAGCCCATTTTTTCCCACAGAAAAAGTTGATATCTAGCCATTGTGGCCTGATAATTGGCCACTCTAAGGCTCAGGGATGCAGAAGAACACATACGAAGACCCATCAGATCCAAGCGACGACCTTCCTTTTCCACTGGGGCTGCGTGAACTCACTGCGACCGCCCCTGTGCTGATTCCACAATCATAGTTTGGCTGTGGGTGGACAAAAAGATATTCTGCGTCCTTTTGCAAGATTCTGTACATATTTTCCAACCTTTCGGAGGAAGGTGGCAATGTAGCTGGGGACTTCCACGTTTGCTGTATTGCTTGTTGCAGCGTTGGGAGTAGAGGAATGGTTACTGGAAGGGTGGCTTCTGACTGTACGGCATCGAAAACCGGATCTGTGAGCTTTGGTAGTGAAGCTTGcgtttctatacctaaggattgaGCCATTCTTTGAATCAGATCTGAAAAATGTCCCAAGTCCTCCGAAGGGGAGACTGGGTCCTGTGAATCCATGAGGTTATTTGGTGAAGGGGGAGATGGCGTTACAGAGGAGCAGGAAGTTGAGTCAGAATCATATCCATCTGACGGTGAATTATATTGTCGATTGGAGACTGAGTCCTCTGCTCTGCGAGGCGTTCTAGAGGTAGACTGGTCCCTGCCTTGCGTATTGATGTCGATGGGACTCTTGATGCTGAATGCGTCAGCGAACTCCTCGATGCCGATTGAGCCCTCGATGTTGGCGGTGGCGGTACGGTTGGCGATTTTCTCAAAACTTGTGGTGGTGTCGGCTGAGGCGGTTCCTGATGCTGCCTCTGGTCTTGGTATCGAGCGCGCCGGCTGCCGACAACTCGGTGTTGGTAGCTCGTTAGCGACGCTGAATCAGGCAGCAAGGTTAGCGGAACCTGCTGCCTCGATGCTGATGTTTCACGGTGTCGAGGAGATGGTTGGTATTCATATTCATATGCATAGTGCCCGGTGTCGTAAGACGGGTGCCAAGGGGCCCAATAGTATCTTGGCCTTCGTGGCAATGACCATTCCGAACGCTGTTCCCAATCAGATGGTGGAGAGCGTGATCAGTAGCGAGAGTAGTGACGATGTCGGGGGGAGCGTCTGCTCGACTCTGAGGAGTCTCGACAGCGGCGCTCTCGGCCTCGAGGTTGCATAGGCAAGACTCGATGTGGAGAGGGTCTCGGTACTCTGTGAGGGGAATGCTGCGGTCCCGACAGCAGAGGTGGTGGAGGGTATGAGTCCCTTATCTCGCCTTCAGAGATTGACACCGATTGGCGCGCATCGACTGTAGTGATGGCTAAATCATCTACCGTGATTGCTGGATTGTTCCCCATTAATTACTGTTGATGTAACACCGGTATTGGTGAATCTaacagtggtggtggggttggaCACGCTTTGAAATCTTAGATGCGATTTCAGGGGGCGTTTCTGAATGCTtacgcttctttttctttttctcgccTTGGGGAAGCTCGCGAGCCTTTTTAGCCAACTTTTTTGCTGTTGTGACAGTTAACGATTGTGCGGAACTACTTGGCTTTTCTACGGGTTTTTCCCCTGTATTTGCTGGAGCGTCAACCGCCATTTTTGCAGGGACTGCTTCCAGAGCCTTTCGGATCGAAGACGATCTGCACGGTGTCAGCGCGTTTGTTTTGAAAAAGACTGGCAGAACGGCAAGCTTCAACCTTGTGGTTTTCGCCCAAACAAAAAAGGCACAAGTGGTGACCATCTGACGGCGGCAATTTTCTGCCACAATTCgtgcactttttaaaaggtgCCCGGAGGGCCATGCACTCTAGTAAGTTGCGATAAATCGCTAAAAATATAGAGAGTTGATATTtaggaaaaagagaaaggaagagagaaaaacagcTACAAATCGTAAAAAAACGAGAAGTGAAACTCCTTCACGATGTTGCCGCAATGGCGGTTAAGAAAGAACTGAGGagttgggcgggaaccctcctacGCATGCGCAGTGTAGCattgggggagggttcccaccaaaagaTTTTTATCAGCTATAGAAACTTCCGAGCGATGGCTCcacgcaagcgcagagcccatatgtgtgatgcacaaagaccacgaagaagaaacagGCCCTCCAGCTCCAGCACTGGAATCTCCCAATCCAGCACCACTTCAAATGCCACCTGCTCTCCATCCTGAACCCCCGccaccccagccccagcctggtGGTGATGGTGAGTCAACCAGCACAGCCTGCTGGAGGGAGTGCTGTGCCAGTTGCAGAGCCACCAGTCCTATCGAATGCAGAGAGATGTCAAAGGCGGCGCCAGAACCGCACAGCAGACAGGCTTCAAAGGATCTTGTGGATGCAACAGTTTCCTCCGGACAGGAGACCTGTGCTCTACTACAGAAGATGTCTGACAAGGAAGATAAGCAGGGGGCAAGTCAGACAGTAATGTGGATCTGGTCAACTAGAGCTATTGGCGATAGCATCAAGGTGTGTgagcaggagattcaggacagggcGCACGTGCCACAGCTGCAGCTTCAGATCAAGTGTTTGAGCAAGCCATGGCTGCATGCACAGAGATGAGACGCCAGACACCACAGCATATCAAACATACTGCAGCACGAAAGGACAGCGAGCACGAGAGCACAGGAATCGCTCTTCGAACGGACGACTTTAACTTAAACATTTATGCTTACAATTCAGTCTGCACTAAAATGGCAGGCGCTACTGCACGGGCTCTTCACGCATGGATTGCTGGGATACAGGGCGGAGCAGCTGGAGGAGTAAGGTGCTAACTAACCAGTATGTGGCTAGCGTGTGGATAAGGAaaatttaaccacaaaagggttaatggtgtcatctgctCACGTTTCGCATGTGGTTaccattaaccacagctgaacatggttaagttAACCACAAAGTccagcgtgtcatccaaaccggGCCACTATGGTCTTTAATACGCACCTGGTAGTTTGTTCAAGAGCTCCTGGAATTTTTTCCTCTCATATTGAACAGAGTGCTCCTGGAGATGGGGTCGAAGGGTTTGTATGGTAAAATTTACCATATCCATTTTCATTAAGTCTAGAACTCGAAAGATCTCTCTACCATAGTGAACAAAAATAAGGTCAGTTATGAGTGCAGCTAAACCACCATTTCTAGCGACGAGGAGTAATTAGAGTATCAAATAagccattgtttttttttaaaaaaaagca containing:
- the TCP11 gene encoding T-complex protein 11 homolog, producing the protein MSNSKETTSSDCNDSQNRDCNPKKMEHEDSNLCPPDIPSSSPPQILSLSELMETANEVSKMTIAHEIVVNHDFKLQEVNFSPNSLESRMKETLHKAFWDSLREQLSKMPPDYSHAIKLLQEIKKTLLSLLLPRQTRLRSQIEEALDMELIKQEAEHGALDIPNLTTYVLGTMAMLCAPVRDEEVQKLRVVADPVHLLREIFRVLDLMKMDMVNFTIQTLRPHLQEHSVQYERKKFQELLNKLPGSLACTTEWLRKAAAEVSTSDLLSFSSTSEINGSPVPPSPMAAIHSPTAVLNQAYMDLLHWEPGKEDYPETLLMDKARLHSLQVEVNQLAIIAAVLLVSSSTCGSNVFRSSLGCGDRLKQVTKTLLEGLPDTRLEDALLDISSQIHQEVNRTLLQLGYPALSTDKATSLKGQLGSLADKDNAVRILIEQRIQTFLRHYLCPSGQNSKNLLQGLGPIQEELLEVGQRFGSLINHNRQVFGPYYSGILKKLLLQEGKSDIGTVS